From Variovorax sp. PMC12, the proteins below share one genomic window:
- a CDS encoding magnesium transporter CorA family protein has product MRIFEIDRSRVSEHAALAPLAVPGACGAGGYLWISLTREEFKASLAEVQQILQTLCLTQLVDLHVADLLNEQLPSHYDYTSKYDVLVFRRLASGNGNAKGTEAPPPAPRSGPPVLRRVDTRPVGFAVFDRVLLSVHPEDGAVRDAFAARLLAAASPDGQGAPALDVRSTSARLPTSPSDLMLRVINQIVDSYLDLRRELTKQLDHWQTELIDPRSRFTNWSALMEARQSLHHLDEICEDQRAAMQDWIDSLETLPVPKGEAEQRERELIMIRSRDVLEHIERVVHHVHRLEQNAETAVQMHFSVQGHRANDIMRVLTVLTAVFLPLNLIAGIFGMNFEFIPLVHKADGFWIAMTSMLVIAVLLVLIFWRKRYLARTR; this is encoded by the coding sequence ATGCGCATTTTCGAAATCGACCGTTCGCGGGTCAGCGAACACGCGGCGCTGGCGCCGCTGGCCGTGCCGGGCGCGTGCGGCGCCGGCGGCTATCTCTGGATCTCGCTCACGCGCGAGGAATTCAAGGCCTCGCTGGCCGAAGTGCAGCAGATCCTGCAGACCCTCTGCCTGACGCAGCTGGTCGACCTGCACGTGGCCGACCTGCTCAACGAGCAGTTGCCCTCGCACTACGACTACACCTCGAAGTACGACGTGCTGGTGTTCCGGCGCCTGGCCAGCGGCAACGGCAACGCCAAGGGGACCGAGGCGCCGCCGCCAGCACCCCGCAGCGGCCCGCCGGTGCTGCGCCGGGTCGACACCCGCCCGGTCGGCTTTGCCGTGTTCGACCGCGTGCTGCTGTCGGTGCACCCCGAAGACGGCGCGGTGCGCGACGCCTTCGCCGCCCGCCTGCTGGCCGCCGCCTCGCCCGACGGCCAGGGCGCCCCCGCGCTCGACGTGCGCTCCACCTCGGCGCGGCTGCCGACGAGCCCCTCGGACCTGATGCTTCGCGTCATCAACCAGATCGTCGACAGCTACCTGGATCTGCGGCGCGAGCTCACCAAGCAGCTGGACCACTGGCAGACCGAGCTGATCGACCCGCGCAGCCGCTTCACCAACTGGAGCGCGCTGATGGAGGCACGCCAGTCGCTGCACCACCTGGACGAGATCTGCGAGGACCAGCGCGCCGCCATGCAGGACTGGATCGACTCTCTGGAGACCCTGCCCGTGCCCAAGGGCGAGGCGGAGCAGCGCGAGCGCGAACTCATCATGATCCGCAGCCGCGACGTGCTCGAGCACATCGAGCGGGTGGTGCACCACGTGCACCGGCTCGAGCAGAACGCCGAGACGGCGGTGCAGATGCATTTCAGCGTCCAGGGCCACCGCGCCAACGACATCATGCGGGTGCTGACGGTGCTGACCGCCGTGTTCCTGCCGCTGAACCTGATCGCGGGCATCTTCGGCATGAACTTCGAATTCATCCCGCTGGTACACAAGGCGGACGGCTTCTGGATCGCGATGACGTCGATGCTCGTCATCGCCGTGCTGCTGGTGCTGATTTTCTGGCGCAAGCGCTACCTCGCCCGCACGCGCTGA
- the hemB gene encoding porphobilinogen synthase has translation MFPAGRPRRLRRDAFTRNLVREHALTVNDLIYPVFVQEGEKRREAVPSMPGVDRLSLDLLLPVAEQCAEAGIPVMALFPVIDAGLKTPDGSEAFNPDGLIPRVVASLKARFPELGVMTDVALDPYTSHGQDGVLDDTGYILNEETVELLVKQALTQSQAGVDIVAPSDMMDGRIGAVRQALEARGDIHTRIMAYSAKYASAFYGPFRDAVGSASTLGKSNKKVYQMDPGNSDEALREVALDIAEGADMVMVKPGMPYLDIVRRVKDEFRVPTFAYQVSGEYAMLKAAAQNGWLDHDAVVLESLLAFKRAGADGVLTYFALDAARLLKK, from the coding sequence ATGTTCCCCGCCGGCCGGCCACGACGCCTGCGCCGCGACGCATTCACCCGCAATCTGGTGCGCGAACATGCCCTGACGGTCAATGACCTGATCTACCCGGTCTTCGTGCAGGAAGGCGAGAAGCGGCGCGAGGCGGTGCCGTCGATGCCCGGCGTGGATCGCCTGAGCCTCGACCTGCTGCTGCCGGTTGCCGAGCAATGCGCCGAGGCCGGCATTCCGGTGATGGCGCTGTTCCCGGTGATCGACGCCGGCCTCAAGACGCCCGACGGCAGCGAGGCCTTCAACCCCGACGGGCTGATTCCACGTGTTGTCGCCTCCCTCAAGGCGCGCTTCCCGGAACTGGGCGTGATGACCGATGTCGCCCTCGACCCCTACACCAGCCACGGCCAGGATGGCGTGCTCGACGACACCGGCTACATCCTCAACGAGGAAACTGTCGAGCTCCTGGTGAAGCAGGCACTCACGCAATCGCAAGCCGGCGTGGACATCGTGGCCCCCAGCGACATGATGGACGGCCGCATCGGCGCCGTCCGCCAGGCGCTCGAAGCCCGGGGCGACATCCACACGCGCATCATGGCCTACAGCGCCAAGTACGCCAGCGCCTTCTACGGCCCCTTCCGCGACGCCGTCGGCTCGGCCTCGACGCTCGGCAAGAGCAACAAGAAGGTCTACCAGATGGACCCCGGCAACAGCGACGAAGCACTGCGCGAAGTGGCGCTCGACATCGCCGAAGGCGCCGACATGGTGATGGTGAAGCCCGGCATGCCGTACCTCGACATCGTGCGCCGCGTGAAAGACGAGTTCCGCGTGCCCACCTTCGCCTACCAGGTGAGCGGCGAATACGCCATGCTCAAGGCCGCCGCCCAGAACGGCTGGCTCGACCACGACGCCGTGGTGCTCGAAAGCCTCTTGGCCTTCAAGCGCGCCGGCGCCGACGGCGTGCTCACGTACTTCGCGCTCGACGCCGCGCGCCTCCTGAAGAAGTAA
- a CDS encoding CopD family protein, whose translation MLWVKSLHIVFIASWFAGLFYLPRIFVNLAMVPPESKAERDRLLLMARKLLRFTTFLAVPALGFGLWLWLGYGIGRGPGNGWMHAKLALVLVAIGYHHGCGVLLRRFVAGENRRNDRWFRWFNELPVLLLLGIVILVVVKPF comes from the coding sequence ATGCTCTGGGTCAAATCTCTCCACATCGTTTTCATCGCAAGCTGGTTCGCCGGGTTGTTCTACCTGCCGCGTATCTTTGTTAATTTGGCCATGGTGCCGCCGGAGTCGAAGGCCGAGCGCGATCGGCTTCTGCTGATGGCCCGCAAGCTTCTGCGGTTCACGACCTTCCTGGCGGTCCCGGCGCTCGGCTTCGGCCTTTGGCTCTGGCTGGGCTACGGCATCGGACGCGGCCCGGGCAACGGCTGGATGCATGCCAAGCTGGCGCTGGTGCTGGTGGCCATCGGCTATCACCACGGTTGCGGTGTGCTGCTGCGCCGCTTCGTGGCGGGAGAAAACCGGCGCAACGACCGCTGGTTCCGCTGGTTCAACGAACTGCCGGTGCTGCTGCTGCTGGGCATCGTGATCCTGGTGGTGGTCAAGCCGTTCTGA
- a CDS encoding VanZ family protein produces MVEKPHKSAALPLALAYAALIVYASLYPFADWRDQGIAPWAYLWAPWPKYWTGFDFAVNVAGYVPFGFLCALAVLRTRGGASAWRVVLRATAAGAAIAFSMETLQSYLPVRIPSNVDLALNTAGTVVGAVLAAGLERLGAIAHWSRARSQWFVEESRGGLVLLALWPFALLFPAAVTFGLGQVFERLEVAISEWLLDTPFIDWLPLRQFELEPLVPAVELLCVMLGALVPCLLGYLVARSVVQRAIMLPLILLTGVAASALSAALSYGPTHAWAWLDLPVQVGMAAALFAGMLLLLAPRRLCAALLLAGLVLQLSLLNQAPESAYFAQTLATWEQGRFIRFHGLAQWLGWAWPFAVLAYVVAALSRRGRGSGDGGLAARGGH; encoded by the coding sequence ATGGTGGAGAAGCCGCACAAGTCCGCCGCGTTGCCGCTGGCGCTCGCTTATGCGGCGCTGATCGTCTACGCCAGCCTGTATCCGTTCGCCGACTGGCGCGACCAGGGCATCGCCCCCTGGGCCTACCTTTGGGCGCCCTGGCCCAAGTACTGGACGGGCTTCGACTTCGCGGTCAATGTCGCGGGCTACGTGCCCTTCGGGTTCCTGTGCGCGCTGGCGGTGCTTCGAACGCGCGGCGGCGCCAGCGCGTGGCGGGTGGTGCTGCGTGCCACGGCGGCCGGCGCGGCCATCGCCTTTTCGATGGAGACGCTGCAGAGCTATCTGCCGGTGCGGATTCCTTCGAACGTGGACCTGGCCCTGAACACGGCGGGCACGGTCGTCGGCGCCGTGCTGGCGGCGGGGCTGGAGCGGCTCGGCGCCATTGCGCACTGGAGCCGCGCGCGGTCGCAGTGGTTCGTCGAGGAATCCCGAGGCGGGCTGGTGCTGCTGGCGCTCTGGCCGTTTGCGCTGCTGTTCCCGGCGGCTGTCACCTTCGGGCTCGGGCAGGTGTTCGAGCGGCTGGAGGTCGCGATCTCCGAGTGGCTGCTCGACACGCCCTTCATCGACTGGCTGCCGCTGCGCCAGTTCGAACTCGAGCCTCTGGTTCCCGCGGTGGAACTGCTGTGCGTGATGCTCGGGGCGCTGGTGCCTTGCCTGCTGGGCTACCTGGTGGCGCGCTCCGTCGTGCAGCGCGCGATCATGCTGCCGCTGATCCTGCTGACCGGCGTGGCGGCCTCGGCGTTGTCGGCGGCGCTGAGCTACGGGCCCACGCACGCCTGGGCCTGGCTGGACCTGCCGGTGCAGGTCGGCATGGCGGCCGCGCTTTTTGCCGGCATGCTGCTGCTGCTGGCGCCGCGCCGGCTGTGCGCGGCCTTGCTGCTCGCCGGGCTGGTGCTGCAGCTCAGCCTGCTCAACCAGGCGCCGGAGAGCGCGTATTTCGCGCAGACCCTGGCCACGTGGGAGCAGGGGCGCTTCATCCGCTTCCATGGACTGGCCCAATGGCTGGGCTGGGCGTGGCCCTTCGCCGTGCTGGCCTACGTGGTGGCGGCGCTCTCGCGGCGAGGGCGCGGCAGCGGCGATGGCGGGCTGGCCGCAAGGGGCGGTCACTAA
- a CDS encoding (2Fe-2S) ferredoxin domain-containing protein has translation MPNSSTAAPSGYYGRHIFFCLNERKNGEDSCALHNAQEGFDRCKAKVKEAGLSGPGKVRVNKAGCLDRCAGGPVAVVYPEAVWYTFVDGDDIDEIVESHLKNGEVVERLLLPPDIGR, from the coding sequence ATGCCCAACTCCTCAACCGCCGCGCCGTCCGGCTATTACGGCCGCCACATCTTCTTCTGCCTCAACGAGCGCAAGAACGGCGAGGACTCCTGTGCCTTGCACAACGCGCAAGAGGGCTTCGACCGCTGCAAGGCCAAGGTCAAGGAAGCGGGGCTTTCCGGGCCCGGCAAGGTCCGCGTGAACAAGGCCGGGTGCCTCGACCGCTGCGCGGGCGGGCCGGTCGCGGTGGTGTACCCGGAGGCCGTCTGGTACACCTTCGTCGACGGCGACGACATCGACGAGATCGTCGAATCCCACCTCAAGAACGGCGAAGTCGTCGAGCGGCTGCTGCTGCCGCCCGACATCGGGCGCTGA
- a CDS encoding alpha/beta hydrolase: MNSQTEKITLQGAAGRIEVQRDQPAETPRGVAVIAHPHPLFSGTMDNKVVQTLARAFVAGGWTAVRFNFRGVGASEGVHDEGRGELEDMLDVVRQLAPEGPLAIAGFSFGAFVASGAVSRLWAARDVRQIVLVGTAAARNVVAPLPVEAHERALVIHGEADDTVALSAVMDWARPQSLPVTVIPGGGHFFHGQLPLLKSLVARHLRAGAA, from the coding sequence ATGAATTCCCAGACAGAAAAGATCACCCTCCAGGGCGCCGCCGGCCGCATCGAAGTGCAGCGGGACCAGCCCGCCGAGACGCCGCGCGGCGTTGCCGTCATCGCCCATCCCCATCCGCTTTTCAGCGGCACCATGGACAACAAGGTGGTGCAGACGCTGGCCAGGGCTTTCGTCGCCGGCGGCTGGACCGCGGTGCGCTTCAATTTCCGCGGCGTGGGTGCCAGCGAGGGCGTGCACGACGAGGGGCGCGGCGAATTGGAAGACATGCTGGATGTCGTCCGCCAGCTGGCGCCCGAAGGCCCCTTGGCAATTGCCGGTTTCTCGTTCGGGGCCTTTGTCGCGAGCGGCGCCGTTTCCAGGCTGTGGGCCGCGCGCGACGTGCGGCAGATCGTGCTGGTCGGCACCGCCGCCGCGCGCAATGTGGTGGCGCCGCTGCCGGTCGAGGCGCACGAGCGCGCGCTGGTCATCCATGGCGAGGCCGACGACACCGTGGCCCTGTCCGCCGTGATGGATTGGGCGCGGCCGCAGTCACTTCCCGTCACAGTCATCCCCGGGGGCGGCCATTTCTTTCACGGACAATTGCCGCTGCTCAAAAGTCTTGTTGCCCGCCATCTTCGCGCGGGCGCTGCGTGA
- a CDS encoding D-alanyl-D-alanine carboxypeptidase family protein yields the protein MNRFLGALRALVITAAASISLIAAAQVPAPPEIAARSYLLLDVTANQILAQKDIDSPIEPASLTKLMTAYVVFDALRAKKISLTQTLPVSPRAWKMPGSRMFIDPKMQVPVEDLIKGLIVQSGNDATVALAEGVGGTVEHFVEMMNAQAKVLGMKNTVYKNPEGLTTPGHTTTARDLSTLATHLVRDFPEEAKYYAIKKYRYPGTPSTNETNRNMLLFRDPTVDGLKTGHTDAAGYCMIATAKRDFPNLTGGRRLLSIVLGASSETVRANESQKLLNWGYTAYDAVRLFDAGQPAATPAVWKGKDNTLKLGRPEAIVVAVPAGSASKIKTQVSRPDPLVAPFTKFQPVGSLKVTLDDQPVADVPLVALDAVEQAGVFGRAWDAVRLWIK from the coding sequence ATGAATCGTTTCCTTGGTGCGCTTCGCGCGCTGGTCATTACCGCCGCCGCATCCATCAGCCTGATTGCCGCCGCCCAGGTGCCGGCCCCCCCCGAAATTGCCGCCCGCAGCTACCTGCTGCTCGACGTGACCGCGAACCAGATCCTCGCGCAGAAGGACATCGACAGCCCGATCGAGCCGGCGTCTCTGACCAAGTTGATGACGGCCTACGTCGTGTTCGACGCGCTGCGCGCCAAGAAGATTTCGCTGACGCAGACGCTGCCGGTCAGCCCGCGCGCCTGGAAGATGCCCGGCTCGCGCATGTTCATCGACCCCAAGATGCAGGTGCCTGTGGAAGACCTGATCAAGGGGCTGATCGTGCAGTCGGGCAACGACGCCACGGTGGCGCTGGCCGAAGGCGTGGGCGGCACCGTGGAGCACTTCGTCGAAATGATGAACGCCCAGGCCAAGGTGCTGGGCATGAAGAACACGGTCTACAAGAACCCCGAAGGCCTGACGACGCCCGGCCACACCACCACGGCCCGGGACCTGAGCACCCTGGCCACCCACCTGGTGCGTGACTTCCCCGAGGAGGCCAAGTACTACGCCATCAAGAAGTACCGCTACCCGGGTACGCCGTCGACCAACGAAACCAACCGCAACATGCTGTTGTTCCGCGACCCCACCGTCGACGGCCTGAAGACCGGCCATACCGATGCGGCGGGCTACTGCATGATCGCCACCGCCAAGCGCGACTTCCCCAACCTGACCGGCGGCCGCCGCCTGCTGTCGATCGTTCTGGGCGCCTCGAGCGAGACCGTTCGCGCCAACGAGTCGCAGAAGCTGCTGAACTGGGGCTACACGGCCTACGACGCCGTCCGCCTGTTCGACGCCGGCCAGCCGGCCGCCACGCCTGCCGTCTGGAAGGGCAAGGACAACACCCTGAAGCTGGGTCGTCCGGAAGCCATCGTCGTGGCCGTGCCGGCGGGCAGCGCCAGCAAGATCAAGACGCAGGTGTCGCGGCCCGATCCGCTGGTGGCGCCTTTCACCAAGTTCCAGCCGGTCGGCTCGCTCAAGGTGACGCTGGACGACCAGCCCGTGGCTGACGTGCCGCTGGTGGCCCTGGATGCGGTCGAGCAGGCCGGTGTTTTCGGCCGCGCCTGGGATGCCGTGCGGCTCTGGATCAAGTAG
- the rpsL gene encoding 30S ribosomal protein S12 produces MPTINQLVRQGRTVEKINSKSPAMQNSPQRRGVCTRVYTTTPKKPNSALRKVAKVRLTNGFEVISYIGGEGHNLQEHSVVLVRGGRVKDLPGVRYHIVRGSLDLQGVKDRKQSRSKYGAKRPKKA; encoded by the coding sequence ATGCCAACCATCAATCAACTGGTGCGTCAGGGTCGAACGGTCGAAAAGATCAATTCGAAGAGCCCTGCCATGCAGAACTCGCCGCAACGTCGCGGTGTCTGCACCCGCGTCTATACCACGACGCCCAAGAAGCCCAACTCGGCGCTTCGTAAAGTTGCCAAGGTCCGTCTGACCAACGGCTTCGAAGTCATCTCCTACATCGGCGGCGAAGGCCACAACCTCCAGGAACACAGCGTCGTGCTGGTTCGCGGCGGTCGTGTCAAGGACTTGCCCGGTGTGCGCTACCACATCGTGCGCGGTTCGCTGGACCTGCAAGGCGTGAAAGACCGCAAGCAGTCGCGTTCCAAGTACGGCGCGAAGCGTCCCAAGAAGGCTTAA
- the rpsG gene encoding 30S ribosomal protein S7, with the protein MPRRREVPKREILPDPKYGNVELSKFMNVIMEGGKKAVAERIIYGALDFIEKKNPDKDPLEAFTVAINNVKPMVEVKSRRVGGANYQVPVEVRPVRRLALSMRWIKEAARKRGEKSMALRLANELMEATEGRGGAMKKRDEVHRMAEANRAFSHFRF; encoded by the coding sequence ATGCCACGTCGTCGCGAAGTCCCCAAACGTGAAATCCTGCCGGATCCCAAGTACGGCAATGTCGAGCTGTCCAAATTCATGAACGTGATCATGGAAGGCGGCAAGAAGGCTGTTGCCGAGCGCATCATCTACGGTGCACTCGACTTCATCGAAAAGAAGAACCCGGACAAGGACCCCCTCGAAGCCTTCACCGTTGCCATCAACAACGTGAAGCCGATGGTCGAAGTGAAGTCGCGCCGCGTTGGCGGTGCGAACTACCAAGTGCCGGTCGAAGTCCGTCCCGTCCGCCGCCTCGCCCTGTCGATGCGCTGGATCAAGGAAGCCGCCCGCAAGCGCGGCGAGAAGTCGATGGCCCTGCGTCTGGCCAACGAGCTGATGGAAGCCACGGAAGGCCGTGGCGGTGCCATGAAGAAGCGCGACGAAGTGCACCGCATGGCAGAAGCCAACCGGGCTTTCAGCCACTTCCGCTTCTAA
- the fusA gene encoding elongation factor G, whose translation MSRKTPIERYRNIGISAHIDAGKTTTTERILFYTGVNHKIGEVHDGAATMDWMEQEQERGITITSAATTCFWKGMAGKFDEHRINIIDTPGHVDFTIEVERSMRVLDGAVMVYDAVGGVQPQSETVWRQANKYKVPRLAFVNKMDRTGADFLRVRQMMVDRLKANPVVIQIPIGAEEHFQGIVDLVKMKAIIWDEDKGVTFQYGEIPANLVDVCNEYREKLVEAAAEASEELMNKYLEGGELSEEEIKKALRQRTIAGEIQPMLCGSAFKNKGVQAMLDAVVEYMPSPLDIPPVAGLDEDEAPVVRKADDNEKFSALAFKLMTDPFVGQLTFVRVYSGVLTKGDSVYNPVRGKKERIGRIVQMHANNREEVNEIRAGDIAACVGLKEVTTGETLCDPEAIVTLERMVFPESVISQAVEPKTKADQEKMGIALQRLAQEDPSFRVRTDEESGQTIIAGMGELHLEIIVDRMKREFGVEANVGKPQVAYRETIRKTVEEAEGKFVRQSGGKGQYGHVVLKLEPQEAGKGFEFVDAIKGGVVPREYIPAVEKGVVEALTQGVLAGYPVVDVKVTLHFGSYHDVDSNEMAFKMAAIFGFKEGARKANPVILEPMMAVEVETPEDYAGNVMGDLSSRRGMVQGMDDMVGGGKAIKAEVPLSEMFGYSTTLRSMSQGRATYTMEFKHYAEAPRNVAEAIVAARAK comes from the coding sequence ATGTCCCGCAAGACCCCCATCGAGCGCTACCGCAACATCGGCATCTCCGCGCACATCGACGCTGGCAAGACCACGACGACCGAACGTATCCTGTTCTACACCGGTGTGAACCACAAGATCGGTGAAGTGCACGACGGTGCCGCCACGATGGACTGGATGGAGCAAGAGCAAGAGCGCGGTATCACGATCACGTCCGCCGCCACCACCTGCTTCTGGAAGGGCATGGCCGGCAAGTTCGACGAACACCGCATCAACATCATCGACACCCCCGGCCACGTGGACTTCACCATTGAAGTCGAGCGCTCGATGCGCGTGCTGGACGGCGCCGTGATGGTGTACGACGCCGTCGGCGGTGTGCAGCCCCAGTCGGAAACCGTCTGGCGCCAGGCCAACAAGTACAAGGTGCCCCGTCTCGCGTTCGTCAACAAGATGGACCGTACGGGTGCCGACTTCCTGCGCGTTCGCCAGATGATGGTCGATCGCCTGAAGGCCAACCCCGTCGTGATCCAGATCCCGATCGGTGCCGAAGAGCACTTCCAGGGCATCGTCGACCTCGTGAAGATGAAGGCGATCATCTGGGACGAAGACAAGGGCGTGACCTTCCAGTACGGCGAGATTCCCGCCAACCTGGTCGACGTCTGCAACGAATACCGCGAAAAGCTCGTCGAAGCGGCTGCCGAAGCCAGCGAAGAGCTGATGAACAAGTACCTCGAAGGCGGCGAGCTGAGCGAGGAAGAAATCAAGAAGGCCCTGCGCCAGCGCACCATCGCCGGCGAAATCCAGCCGATGCTGTGCGGCTCGGCCTTCAAGAACAAGGGCGTGCAGGCCATGCTCGACGCCGTCGTCGAATACATGCCCTCGCCGCTGGACATCCCGCCGGTGGCCGGCCTGGACGAAGACGAAGCGCCTGTCGTTCGCAAGGCTGACGACAACGAGAAGTTCTCGGCCCTCGCATTCAAGCTGATGACCGACCCGTTCGTGGGCCAGCTGACCTTCGTGCGCGTCTATTCGGGCGTGCTGACCAAGGGCGACAGCGTCTACAACCCGGTGCGCGGCAAGAAGGAACGTATCGGCCGTATCGTGCAGATGCACGCGAACAACCGCGAAGAAGTGAACGAAATCCGCGCCGGCGACATCGCCGCCTGCGTGGGCCTGAAGGAAGTGACCACCGGCGAAACGCTGTGCGATCCCGAAGCCATCGTCACGCTCGAGCGCATGGTGTTCCCGGAATCGGTGATCTCGCAGGCCGTCGAGCCGAAGACCAAGGCCGACCAGGAAAAGATGGGCATCGCGCTGCAGCGCCTTGCACAGGAAGACCCCTCGTTCCGCGTTCGCACGGACGAAGAGTCGGGCCAGACCATCATCGCCGGCATGGGCGAGCTCCACCTTGAAATCATCGTGGACCGCATGAAGCGCGAATTCGGCGTGGAAGCCAACGTCGGCAAGCCGCAAGTGGCCTACCGCGAAACGATCCGCAAGACCGTCGAAGAAGCCGAAGGCAAGTTCGTTCGCCAGTCGGGCGGCAAGGGCCAGTACGGTCACGTGGTCCTGAAGCTCGAGCCGCAGGAAGCTGGCAAGGGCTTCGAGTTCGTCGACGCCATCAAGGGCGGTGTGGTTCCTCGCGAATACATCCCTGCCGTGGAAAAGGGCGTTGTCGAAGCGCTGACGCAAGGCGTGCTGGCGGGCTACCCCGTCGTGGACGTCAAGGTCACGCTGCACTTCGGTTCGTACCACGACGTGGACTCGAACGAAATGGCCTTCAAGATGGCTGCCATCTTCGGCTTCAAGGAAGGCGCACGCAAGGCCAACCCCGTGATCCTCGAGCCGATGATGGCCGTGGAAGTCGAAACGCCTGAAGACTATGCCGGCAATGTGATGGGCGACCTGTCGTCCCGTCGCGGCATGGTGCAGGGCATGGACGACATGGTCGGTGGCGGCAAGGCCATCAAGGCCGAAGTGCCGCTGTCGGAAATGTTCGGCTACTCGACCACGCTGCGTTCGATGTCGCAAGGCCGTGCCACGTACACGATGGAGTTCAAGCACTACGCTGAAGCTCCGCGCAACGTTGCCGAAGCCATCGTGGCCGCTCGCGCCAAGTAA
- the tuf gene encoding elongation factor Tu, translated as MAKGKFTRTKPHVNVGTIGHVDHGKTTLTAAIATVLSAKFGGEAKAYDQIDAAPEEKARGITINTAHVEYETANRHYAHVDCPGHADYVKNMITGAAQMDGAILVCSAADGPMPQTREHILLARQVGVGYIIVFLNKCDMVDDKELLELVEMEVRELLDKYEFPGDDTPIIHGSAKLALEGDKGELGEGAIMKLAEALDTYIPTPERAVDGTFLMPVEDVFSISGRGTVVTGAVERGVIKVGEEIEIVGIRPTVKTTCTGVEMFRKLLDQGQAGDNVGVLLRGTKREEVERGQVLCKPGSIKPHTHFTAEVYVLSKDEGGRHTPFFNNYRPQFYFRTTDVTGAIELPKDKEMVMPGDNVSITVKLINPIAMEEGLRFAIREGGRTVGSGVVAKILDI; from the coding sequence ATGGCAAAAGGTAAATTCACCCGCACCAAGCCTCACGTCAACGTGGGCACGATCGGTCACGTCGACCACGGCAAGACCACGCTGACGGCTGCGATCGCAACGGTGCTGTCGGCCAAGTTCGGCGGCGAAGCCAAGGCCTACGACCAGATCGACGCTGCGCCTGAAGAAAAGGCCCGCGGCATCACGATCAACACCGCGCACGTCGAGTACGAAACGGCCAACCGCCACTACGCACACGTCGACTGCCCCGGCCACGCCGACTACGTGAAGAACATGATCACCGGCGCTGCCCAGATGGACGGCGCCATCCTGGTGTGCTCGGCCGCCGACGGCCCGATGCCCCAGACCCGTGAACACATCCTGCTGGCTCGCCAGGTGGGCGTGGGCTACATCATCGTGTTCCTGAACAAGTGCGACATGGTCGACGACAAGGAACTGCTCGAGCTGGTCGAAATGGAAGTTCGCGAACTCCTCGACAAGTACGAATTCCCCGGCGACGACACCCCCATCATCCACGGCTCGGCCAAGCTCGCCCTGGAAGGCGACAAGGGCGAACTGGGCGAAGGCGCCATCATGAAGCTGGCCGAAGCCCTGGACACGTACATCCCGACGCCCGAGCGCGCCGTGGACGGCACGTTCCTGATGCCCGTGGAAGACGTGTTCTCGATCTCGGGTCGCGGCACCGTGGTGACCGGCGCTGTCGAGCGCGGCGTGATCAAGGTTGGTGAAGAAATCGAAATCGTGGGCATCCGCCCGACGGTCAAGACCACCTGCACCGGCGTGGAAATGTTCCGCAAGCTGCTGGACCAGGGTCAAGCCGGCGACAACGTGGGCGTGCTGCTGCGCGGCACGAAGCGCGAAGAAGTCGAGCGCGGCCAAGTGCTGTGCAAGCCCGGCTCGATCAAGCCGCACACGCACTTCACCGCCGAGGTGTATGTCCTGTCGAAGGACGAAGGCGGCCGTCACACGCCGTTCTTCAACAACTATCGCCCGCAGTTCTACTTCCGCACGACGGACGTGACCGGCGCGATCGAGCTGCCCAAGGACAAGGAAATGGTCATGCCTGGCGACAACGTCAGCATCACCGTGAAGCTGATCAACCCGATCGCGATGGAAGAAGGCCTGCGTTTCGCCATCCGTGAAGGCGGCCGCACCGTGGGTTCGGGCGTCGTTGCCAAGATCCTCGACATCTAA
- the rpsJ gene encoding 30S ribosomal protein S10, with protein MATKQKIRIRLKAFDYKLIDQSAAEIVDTAKRTGAIVKGPVPLPTRMKRFDILRSPHVNKTSRDQLEIRTHQRLMDIVDPTDKTVDALMKLDLPAGVDVEIKLQ; from the coding sequence ATGGCAACCAAGCAAAAAATCCGCATCCGCCTGAAGGCGTTCGACTACAAGCTGATCGACCAGTCGGCAGCCGAAATCGTTGACACCGCCAAGCGTACCGGCGCGATCGTCAAGGGTCCTGTGCCCCTGCCGACCCGCATGAAGCGTTTCGACATCCTGCGTTCGCCGCACGTCAACAAGACGTCGCGCGACCAGCTGGAAATCCGCACGCACCAGCGCCTGATGGACATCGTCGACCCGACCGACAAGACCGTGGACGCGCTGATGAAGCTCGACCTGCCGGCCGGCGTGGACGTCGAGATCAAGCTGCAGTAA